GATGATAAGGGCATGTGGCGCAGCTATCGGGCGAGCCGCCTCAAGACTAAGCGACCCGTGATTATCAAGCTAATCCCTTTGCAAAGGGATGATGATCTGGCTGCCTACAAACCCCAGATCCAGGCTTTGCTGAAGCTGAAGCATCCCGGCATTGCTCGTTACATTCATGCTTTTCGGATCGCTGAGGGTCTGTGCCTGGTACGTCAGTATATAGAAGGAGCGATCCTGGATGGGATGGAGTGGGATGATCCTAAGCAAATCAGGGCGATCGCCATTAACCTGATGGAAACCCTGGTGTTTTTGCAAGCGCAACAACCAACCATATTTCACCTCAATATCAAGCCCGCCAACATTATTGTGGGGATGGAACTGAAAACCTATCTGCTAGATTTTGCCCTGACAACGGGGAAAAGTTCTGGCACGAAGCCATCGGCATTTGCTGCCCCCGAAATCAAACGCCGCCGTCCACCCAAGCCCAATACCGATCTCTATGGGGTAGGTCTAGCATTAGTTTGTTTGATTACTGGCACCACTGGCGATCGGGTCAGTGAATTATTCGATGCTACGGGCGGCCTCCGGTTCCGGCGCAGCATCAACGGCGAAATTAGCGATCATTTCCTCGATTGGCTCGACAAGATGACCAATCGCCTGAATAGCGATCGATATGCTGACCCCAGCGTAGCCCTGGAAGCACTGCAAGAGATTGATTTTGAACGGAAACCAGAGCTAAAAATTGAACCAGAATTCATTCAGCTCAAGGCTAAAAACATCGGCGATCTGCTGCGCAGCAATATCATTGTGAGTAATACGGTTGCCGATACGCTCTTGGAAGGTAGATGGGAAGTGATGCCCCATCGCAGCGATCCCAATCAAGCCAGTGGCCATGCCTGGATCAGGTTCGAGCCACCTAGTTTTGCCGAAAATCGCACGGTTTGCCAGGTCTGTGTTGACACCAACAAAATTGTGGCCGGGAAAACCTATCGCCGCACGCTGATGCTGCATGCCAACTCCGCAGCGGAAACCCATACAGTTGAACTAGAAGTCAAGACAGCACCTTTGCCTAGCCTGACGATTCCCTATCAAAAGTTAGCGATCTTAATTGTGCTAGCAACTGTAGGTAGTTTCCTGGTAACCTCAGCGATCCATGCCCTGACCCCACTGGTGCCCGTGCCTGAAAATTTTAATGAGGCGATCGCTTATTTTGGTAGTTTGGATAAGTTTCCACCGAATGTTGATCTGGCGATGCTGAAGGATATTATCCAGGAAGAGAATTCTACCCAGATCTATTCAGCCTGGGGTGGCCTGTTGATTGGTTTGGGTTCAGGTGTTGCCGCTGGTGCTTATGCCGAGTCTTCTGATATTTATGCGGTGCGGAATTCCTTTGGTGCGGCAGCGATCGCTTCTATTTCATTACGGCTCATCCGTATGTTTGTGCGCCTATTTTGGGCGATCGCCATGGTGGGCATTATCGTCGGCCTAGTCCTGGGAATAGTTGTAGGCTATCTGAGTGCTAGTAGCCACAAAGAACATCTGAAATTAGGATTTCCAAAAGGTTTTGCCTTTGCTGTGCCGGCTCTGGCTGCTATATTTAGCCTCACCACTGGAATCGCATTTAAGTTAAGTTTTACTGAAGATTATATTCAATTGCCTTGGCTGCCCTGGCTTGCCGCGATCAGTGCGATCGGCTTGGTTGGCACGGCGGGGATGCATATTCTACGGCAAAAAACTTTCCTAGAAAATTACCAGCGGCGGAGCAGGCGCTTAATCAAACCATAGGTAGGCAGGGCTAAAGATATAGTGTGAGCCAATACTTATATGATTACTATAGGTAAAAGCTGGCTTACACATTTATTTTTGATTTCATCATATAGCCGTCATATAGCAAAATGCTTTCCTATTAAGGATCTTAGCGATGCTAGCTTTGTAGAAAGCAATATATATCATATAAGGTTTATGCCCAGAATGGCACATACCTATAAAGCTTCTTGGATTTATTGGAAGGATCATAGCGTTTTATCAAATCTGCATTAAGGGTTTCAGCTATAATTCTTGATGCTATTGACTGGTTCTTGTCTTCAATAGAGAATCTTTCTCTTAAAGAAGAATTTGTCATAACATCCCTAGAAACATATCTTAAGCAAGCATGTTGATAACACGCTCTAATTTTGTCTTGATTATCCATTTCTGCTAAGTCTTTGTGAGCATAAAGAATTGCCCTAGTGTGATTATTTCCAGTAACCTCAAATTCGGGCGCTGGCAACTGAAAAATTTCAACTTCAC
The sequence above is a segment of the Pseudanabaena sp. PCC 7367 genome. Coding sequences within it:
- a CDS encoding serine/threonine protein kinase, with translation MGTLPDLPDLTKHGYQVTDEFDQDDKGMWRSYRASRLKTKRPVIIKLIPLQRDDDLAAYKPQIQALLKLKHPGIARYIHAFRIAEGLCLVRQYIEGAILDGMEWDDPKQIRAIAINLMETLVFLQAQQPTIFHLNIKPANIIVGMELKTYLLDFALTTGKSSGTKPSAFAAPEIKRRRPPKPNTDLYGVGLALVCLITGTTGDRVSELFDATGGLRFRRSINGEISDHFLDWLDKMTNRLNSDRYADPSVALEALQEIDFERKPELKIEPEFIQLKAKNIGDLLRSNIIVSNTVADTLLEGRWEVMPHRSDPNQASGHAWIRFEPPSFAENRTVCQVCVDTNKIVAGKTYRRTLMLHANSAAETHTVELEVKTAPLPSLTIPYQKLAILIVLATVGSFLVTSAIHALTPLVPVPENFNEAIAYFGSLDKFPPNVDLAMLKDIIQEENSTQIYSAWGGLLIGLGSGVAAGAYAESSDIYAVRNSFGAAAIASISLRLIRMFVRLFWAIAMVGIIVGLVLGIVVGYLSASSHKEHLKLGFPKGFAFAVPALAAIFSLTTGIAFKLSFTEDYIQLPWLPWLAAISAIGLVGTAGMHILRQKTFLENYQRRSRRLIKP